Proteins encoded together in one Synechococcus sp. A15-62 window:
- a CDS encoding DUF1825 family protein — protein MAFFDSDIVQDEAKRLFSDYQQLMQLGSEYGKFDREGKKKFIETMEELMGRYRVFMKRFELSEDFQAKLTVEQLRTQLSQFGITPEQMFDQMNSTLERMKAQIEQPPST, from the coding sequence ATGGCCTTCTTCGATTCCGACATCGTTCAGGACGAAGCTAAGCGCCTGTTCAGCGATTACCAGCAGCTGATGCAGCTGGGCAGTGAGTACGGCAAGTTCGATCGGGAGGGCAAGAAGAAGTTCATCGAGACGATGGAAGAGCTGATGGGCCGTTATCGGGTGTTCATGAAGCGCTTTGAACTCTCGGAGGATTTCCAGGCCAAGCTCACGGTGGAGCAGCTGCGCACCCAGCTCAGCCAGTTCGGCATCACTCCCGAGCAGATGTTCGATCAGATGAACTCCACGCTTGAGCGGATGAAGGCGCAGATCGAGCAGCCCCCCTCTACCTGA
- a CDS encoding response regulator transcription factor, with protein MRELPQRHRLLLERRRIVVASADRVLISGLVHSLNGIGSLVGAASTEAEALACLSHTAADLLICSDQLERGNGPSLVAAAKAQQPTLRCLMLIQRPLLSTIHAAAKAQCEGLCSHERIGNGGLLSVLRAMESDGSHMDPVIAGVANHDRGSRGAAHPLSDVLSLREEDVLRGLCKGLSNQEIADQLHLSIETTKHCVTGLLRKLDVKSRTQAVLIAFQRNLVDPPLPIPRWTP; from the coding sequence ATGCGTGAGCTTCCCCAGCGCCACCGGCTCCTGTTGGAAAGGCGCCGCATCGTGGTGGCCTCCGCCGATCGCGTGTTGATCAGCGGCCTGGTGCACAGCCTCAACGGCATCGGCTCCCTGGTGGGGGCCGCCAGCACCGAAGCGGAAGCCCTCGCCTGTCTCAGCCACACAGCCGCTGATCTGCTGATCTGCAGCGACCAGCTCGAGCGCGGCAACGGCCCCTCCCTGGTGGCGGCTGCCAAGGCTCAGCAGCCCACCCTGCGCTGCCTGATGTTGATTCAACGCCCGTTGCTCAGCACGATTCACGCCGCGGCCAAGGCGCAGTGCGAAGGGCTCTGCAGCCATGAGCGAATCGGCAATGGCGGCCTGCTCAGCGTGCTGCGCGCCATGGAGAGCGATGGCAGCCACATGGATCCGGTGATTGCCGGCGTGGCCAACCACGACCGCGGCTCCAGAGGCGCCGCCCATCCCCTCAGCGACGTGTTGAGCCTGCGGGAAGAGGACGTGCTGCGCGGGCTCTGCAAAGGCCTCAGCAATCAGGAGATTGCCGATCAACTGCATCTCTCGATTGAAACCACCAAGCACTGCGTCACCGGGCTGCTGCGCAAACTCGATGTCAAAAGCCGCACCCAGGCGGTGCTGATCGCCTTTCAGCGCAACCTGGTGGATCCACCGCTGCCGATTCCGCGCTGGACCCCCTAG
- a CDS encoding GIY-YIG nuclease family protein: MQGDLFSTGALAFSNGPDLPLQREQLLAWQERLHAHQAPLFRGESAGAAQGDLFGASPDDAATAINPLALTPLAMSFWRWPEPSHRGAAIYLVMDRPAQLEQPLLLYVGETLAAERRWKGDHDCKAYLAAYGEALQRCELSAQLSIRFSCDVPKATRARRALEQQLIQRWWPPFNKETRQRWATPFTAEL; encoded by the coding sequence ATGCAGGGGGATCTCTTCTCCACCGGCGCGCTGGCCTTCAGCAACGGGCCCGACCTGCCCCTGCAACGGGAGCAGCTGCTCGCCTGGCAAGAGCGGCTGCATGCCCATCAGGCGCCGCTGTTCCGTGGAGAAAGCGCCGGCGCAGCCCAGGGGGATCTATTCGGTGCCAGCCCCGATGACGCTGCCACGGCCATCAATCCACTGGCCCTGACCCCCCTGGCGATGAGTTTCTGGCGCTGGCCGGAGCCGTCGCACCGCGGAGCAGCGATCTACCTGGTGATGGACAGGCCAGCCCAGCTGGAGCAGCCGCTTCTGCTGTATGTGGGCGAAACCCTGGCCGCCGAGCGCCGCTGGAAAGGCGATCACGACTGCAAGGCCTACCTCGCCGCCTACGGCGAAGCCCTGCAGCGCTGTGAGCTCAGCGCCCAGCTGAGCATCCGCTTCAGCTGTGATGTGCCCAAGGCCACCCGCGCCCGGCGGGCCCTGGAACAACAGCTGATCCAACGCTGGTGGCCTCCGTTCAACAAGGAAACCCGCCAGCGCTGGGCCACCCCCTTCACAGCCGAGCTCTAA
- a CDS encoding leucyl aminopeptidase, whose product MRFSLSSAGLQEWNGDVLAVGLPQGDVDATATSLEQRFAGITDALKQQEFKGKPGDQLVITPLGGGPQRLVVLGLGESDAIDTDRLRGAAARAAKAAIGCEGSLGLQLPWAGSDAQEAARICAEAVRLCLYKDQRFRKEPDPRRIPEALELIDLNPAAESGFEAVNATCAGVELARELVAAPPNVVTPAALADTAAGIAKDHGLELKVLERSDCEAKGMGAFLAVSQGSDLPPKFIHLIYRPEGEVKRRVALVGKGLTFDSGGYNLKVGAAQIDMMKFDMGGSAAVLGAMRSIAELKPAGVEVHMVVASCENMVNGSAVHPGDIVKAANGMTIEINNTDAEGRLTLADALLYACEQKPDAVVDLATLTGACVIALGDEMAGLWSNHDDLAEALDAAAQTGGEGLWRMPLRQSYKDGLKSLLADMKNTGPRPGGSITAALFLKEFVAKDTAWAHIDIAGPVWSDKGKGVNPAGATGYGVRTLVNWVLAQS is encoded by the coding sequence ATGCGCTTCTCCCTGTCCTCCGCCGGTTTGCAGGAGTGGAACGGCGATGTGCTGGCGGTGGGACTGCCCCAGGGCGATGTCGACGCCACGGCAACGTCCCTGGAACAACGCTTTGCCGGCATCACCGATGCCCTCAAGCAGCAGGAGTTCAAAGGCAAGCCCGGGGACCAACTGGTGATCACGCCCCTCGGTGGGGGACCGCAACGGCTGGTGGTGCTGGGTCTGGGCGAGAGCGACGCCATCGATACCGACCGCCTGCGCGGTGCCGCCGCCCGGGCCGCCAAAGCCGCCATCGGTTGTGAAGGCAGCCTGGGCCTGCAACTGCCCTGGGCGGGAAGCGATGCCCAAGAAGCTGCCCGGATCTGCGCTGAAGCGGTGCGGCTCTGCCTCTACAAAGACCAGCGCTTCCGCAAGGAGCCGGACCCGCGCCGGATCCCTGAGGCTCTGGAGCTGATCGACCTCAACCCCGCCGCCGAAAGCGGCTTTGAGGCGGTGAATGCCACCTGCGCCGGTGTGGAACTGGCCCGGGAGCTGGTGGCGGCCCCCCCGAACGTGGTCACCCCGGCCGCCCTCGCCGACACGGCTGCTGGCATCGCCAAGGACCACGGCCTTGAGCTCAAGGTGCTCGAGCGCAGCGACTGCGAAGCCAAGGGCATGGGTGCCTTCCTGGCCGTGAGCCAGGGCTCCGATCTGCCGCCCAAGTTCATCCACCTGATCTATCGCCCCGAGGGCGAGGTGAAACGCCGCGTTGCCCTGGTGGGCAAAGGCCTCACCTTCGATTCCGGCGGTTACAACCTCAAGGTGGGTGCAGCCCAGATCGACATGATGAAGTTCGACATGGGCGGCAGTGCCGCTGTGCTTGGTGCCATGCGCAGCATCGCCGAACTCAAGCCAGCCGGCGTTGAGGTGCACATGGTGGTGGCCTCCTGCGAAAACATGGTGAATGGCTCCGCCGTCCACCCCGGCGACATCGTTAAGGCCGCCAACGGCATGACGATCGAGATCAACAACACCGACGCCGAAGGCCGGCTGACCCTCGCCGATGCCCTGCTCTACGCCTGTGAGCAGAAGCCCGATGCCGTGGTTGATCTGGCCACCCTCACCGGAGCCTGCGTCATTGCTCTGGGGGATGAGATGGCCGGACTGTGGTCCAACCACGACGATCTGGCAGAGGCCCTCGATGCTGCCGCTCAGACCGGCGGGGAAGGGCTCTGGCGCATGCCACTGCGGCAGTCCTACAAGGATGGATTGAAGTCGTTGCTGGCCGACATGAAGAACACCGGCCCGCGACCCGGCGGTTCGATCACAGCGGCCCTGTTCCTCAAGGAGTTCGTGGCAAAAGACACCGCCTGGGCCCACATCGACATCGCCGGGCCGGTCTGGAGCGACAAGGGCAAAGGCGTCAATCCCGCTGGTGCCACCGGCTACGGCGTGCGCACCCTGGTGAACTGGGTGCTGGCCCAGTCATGA
- a CDS encoding DUF4278 domain-containing protein has product MTALLYRGHTYEAAPSAPKVCVELTYRREHDNTCRQELLREGQRTLTYRGVTYTK; this is encoded by the coding sequence ATGACGGCACTTCTTTATCGAGGTCACACCTACGAAGCAGCACCATCAGCACCCAAGGTCTGCGTTGAGTTGACCTACCGGCGCGAGCACGACAACACCTGCCGCCAGGAGCTCCTGCGCGAAGGCCAGCGCACCCTCACCTACCGAGGCGTCACCTATACCAAGTAG
- a CDS encoding DUF3104 domain-containing protein — protein sequence MSVDHGDLAVKAEAPFLHVRPGHFVIVGGDHLDQGDWWMGQVIFCEGSARHPRLPSLFQVADVDTGVIKWINADAVSDVIWSMDGWPASAPVCEER from the coding sequence ATGTCGGTTGATCACGGCGATCTCGCGGTGAAGGCGGAAGCTCCGTTCCTTCATGTCCGCCCAGGGCACTTCGTGATTGTGGGTGGAGATCACCTTGATCAGGGGGATTGGTGGATGGGGCAAGTGATCTTCTGTGAGGGGAGTGCTCGCCATCCCAGGCTCCCGTCCTTGTTTCAGGTGGCTGACGTGGACACCGGCGTCATCAAGTGGATCAACGCCGATGCGGTCTCTGACGTGATCTGGTCGATGGATGGATGGCCTGCCAGTGCGCCCGTCTGCGAGGAGCGCTGA
- the msrA gene encoding peptide-methionine (S)-S-oxide reductase MsrA yields the protein MKRTLLLLFTCLMLFSWPQRAMAELQTAVFAGGCFWCLEHDLEDLPGVRDAVSGYSGGQVERPTYRQVSSETTGHQEAVQVRFDPDQISYAELLRSYWRNVDPLDGGGQFCDRGDSYRPVIFTADVDQAEAAEASAQAAASELGQPRSALKVELRQAARFWPAEGYHQNYAENNAVKYNFYRFSCGRDRRLDSVWGDNARSGNSWGS from the coding sequence TTGAAACGAACTCTGCTGCTGCTGTTCACCTGCCTGATGTTGTTCAGCTGGCCCCAGCGCGCCATGGCTGAGTTGCAGACGGCTGTGTTTGCCGGGGGCTGTTTCTGGTGCCTGGAGCACGACCTTGAGGATCTGCCGGGGGTGCGTGATGCCGTCAGCGGCTACAGCGGCGGCCAGGTGGAGCGTCCCACGTACCGGCAGGTGAGCAGTGAGACCACTGGGCATCAGGAAGCTGTGCAGGTGCGTTTTGATCCAGATCAGATCAGTTATGCGGAGCTGCTGCGCAGCTACTGGCGCAATGTGGATCCCCTCGATGGGGGTGGACAGTTCTGCGACCGCGGCGATTCCTACCGGCCGGTGATCTTCACGGCCGATGTCGATCAGGCTGAGGCTGCCGAGGCCAGTGCGCAGGCGGCGGCCAGCGAGCTCGGACAACCACGGTCTGCCTTGAAGGTGGAGCTCAGGCAGGCAGCTCGCTTCTGGCCGGCCGAGGGCTACCACCAGAACTATGCCGAGAACAACGCTGTCAAATACAACTTCTACCGGTTCAGCTGTGGTCGTGACCGCAGGCTCGACAGCGTCTGGGGCGACAACGCTCGCTCCGGTAACAGCTGGGGGAGCTAG
- the lpxB gene encoding lipid-A-disaccharide synthase yields MVRLLISTGEVSGDLQGSLLIRALRLEAERRGLELELLALGGPRMEAAGAALIADTAPMGAIGLWEAVPLILPTLRLQARVDALLAEHPLDGVVLIDYVGSNVRLGTRLRRQQPELPITYYIAPQEWAWRFGDGSTTRLLGFTDKILAIFPAEAEFYAARGADVSWVGHPLLDSFQNLPDRARSRRQLGLDPEAPVLLLLPASRPQELRYLMPPLAQAAALLQQRHPDLQVLLPAGLAAFEAPLAAALQEAGVHNGRVIPAAEADGLKTTLCAAADLALGKSGTVNLELALQGVPQVVGYRVSRLTAWVARHVLRFQVDHISPVNLLLKQRLVPELLQDELTAEALVERALPLLTATPERHAMLEGYDRLRATLGAPGVTERAAKAIFDQVID; encoded by the coding sequence ATGGTTCGGCTGCTGATCAGCACCGGAGAGGTTTCCGGTGATCTGCAGGGCAGCCTGTTGATTCGCGCCTTGCGGTTGGAGGCGGAACGACGGGGACTTGAGCTGGAGCTGCTGGCCCTGGGTGGCCCGCGCATGGAGGCGGCGGGTGCAGCATTAATCGCCGACACCGCGCCGATGGGAGCCATCGGCCTGTGGGAGGCCGTTCCGTTGATTCTTCCCACGCTGCGTCTGCAGGCCCGGGTTGATGCGTTGTTGGCGGAACATCCCCTTGATGGTGTGGTGTTGATCGACTACGTCGGGTCCAATGTCCGCTTGGGCACTCGGCTGCGGCGCCAGCAGCCCGAGCTGCCGATCACGTATTACATCGCCCCCCAGGAGTGGGCTTGGCGCTTTGGCGATGGAAGCACCACCCGTCTGCTTGGGTTCACCGACAAGATCCTGGCGATCTTCCCGGCGGAGGCCGAGTTTTATGCCGCCCGTGGTGCGGATGTGAGCTGGGTGGGTCATCCGTTGCTGGACAGCTTCCAGAACCTGCCCGATCGCGCCAGATCCCGTCGCCAACTGGGTCTTGATCCTGAGGCCCCGGTGCTGTTGCTGCTGCCGGCCTCGCGGCCCCAGGAGCTGCGCTATCTGATGCCACCGTTGGCCCAGGCGGCTGCTCTGTTGCAGCAACGCCACCCTGATCTTCAGGTGCTTCTGCCCGCTGGGCTTGCAGCGTTCGAAGCGCCCCTGGCTGCGGCGCTGCAGGAGGCCGGAGTCCATAACGGGCGGGTGATTCCCGCCGCTGAAGCGGATGGGCTGAAGACCACCCTTTGTGCAGCGGCGGATCTTGCCTTGGGCAAATCCGGCACGGTGAATCTGGAACTGGCTCTGCAGGGGGTTCCCCAGGTGGTGGGTTACCGCGTCAGCCGACTGACCGCCTGGGTTGCCCGCCACGTCCTGCGCTTCCAGGTGGACCACATCTCGCCTGTGAATCTGTTGCTCAAGCAGCGGTTGGTGCCGGAGCTGCTGCAGGATGAACTCACGGCTGAGGCCCTGGTGGAGAGGGCGCTCCCTTTGTTGACCGCCACCCCTGAGCGCCACGCCATGCTGGAGGGGTATGACCGACTGCGGGCAACCCTGGGGGCTCCTGGGGTCACTGAGCGGGCGGCCAAGGCCATCTTTGATCAGGTGATCGATTGA
- the lpxA gene encoding acyl-ACP--UDP-N-acetylglucosamine O-acyltransferase — MSQQTTSQQIHPTAVVDPKAELAAGVVIGPGAVVGPEVVIGENTWIGPHAVLDGRLSLGRDNKVYPGACLGLPPQDLKYRGANTEVLIGDGNTLRECVTINRATEEGEVTRIGNGNLLMAYCHLGHNCDLGNNIVMSNAIQVAGHVVIEDRAVVGGCLGIHQFVHIGGMAMVGGMTRVDRDVPPYCLVEGHPGRVRGLNRVGLRRSGLTANHDGAELKQLQDIWTLMYRSDLVIADALQQARSQPLLPAAEHFCRFLEASTGQGRRGPMPVQGR; from the coding sequence ATGTCGCAGCAAACGACGTCACAGCAGATCCACCCCACGGCGGTGGTGGACCCGAAGGCCGAGCTGGCCGCCGGCGTGGTGATCGGCCCCGGTGCGGTGGTCGGCCCCGAGGTGGTGATCGGAGAGAACACCTGGATCGGTCCCCATGCCGTCCTGGATGGTCGGCTCAGCCTGGGCCGTGACAACAAGGTGTACCCGGGCGCCTGCCTTGGTCTTCCGCCACAGGATCTCAAGTACCGCGGTGCCAACACCGAGGTGTTGATCGGTGATGGAAACACGCTGCGGGAATGCGTGACGATCAATCGCGCCACCGAAGAAGGCGAGGTGACCCGCATCGGCAATGGCAACCTGCTGATGGCTTACTGCCATCTGGGCCACAACTGCGATCTGGGCAACAACATCGTGATGTCCAATGCCATCCAGGTGGCGGGCCACGTTGTGATCGAAGACCGTGCGGTGGTGGGTGGCTGTCTGGGCATTCACCAGTTCGTGCACATCGGTGGGATGGCGATGGTGGGCGGCATGACCCGTGTCGACCGGGATGTGCCCCCCTATTGCCTGGTGGAAGGGCATCCGGGCCGGGTGCGGGGGTTGAACCGCGTCGGCCTGCGGCGCAGTGGCCTGACTGCCAATCATGACGGCGCTGAACTCAAGCAGCTGCAGGACATCTGGACCCTGATGTATCGCTCTGACCTGGTGATTGCCGATGCGCTTCAGCAGGCCCGCAGCCAGCCCTTGCTGCCGGCGGCTGAGCACTTCTGCCGGTTCCTGGAAGCCTCCACCGGTCAGGGCCGACGGGGTCCGATGCCGGTGCAGGGCCGCTGA
- the fabZ gene encoding 3-hydroxyacyl-ACP dehydratase FabZ, producing the protein MTESTTPDVVLTSEQIAGLLPHRYPFALVDRVIAHEPGVSATAIKNVTMNEPQFQGHFPERPLMPGVLIVEAMAQVGGLIVTQMPDLPKGLFVFAGIDGVRFRRPVVPGDQLVIRCELLSLKRKRFGKVKAEAMVDGDLVCSGELMFSLVD; encoded by the coding sequence GTGACTGAATCCACCACCCCAGATGTCGTGCTGACCAGCGAGCAGATCGCCGGTTTGCTTCCACACCGTTACCCCTTCGCGCTGGTGGATCGGGTCATCGCCCATGAACCCGGGGTTTCGGCCACGGCGATCAAAAACGTGACCATGAACGAGCCCCAGTTCCAGGGGCATTTCCCCGAGCGTCCGCTGATGCCCGGGGTGCTGATTGTCGAGGCGATGGCGCAGGTGGGTGGTCTGATCGTCACCCAGATGCCCGATCTGCCCAAGGGTCTGTTCGTTTTTGCCGGCATCGACGGGGTACGCTTCCGGCGCCCTGTGGTTCCGGGAGATCAGCTGGTGATCCGCTGTGAACTGCTCAGCCTCAAGCGCAAACGCTTCGGCAAGGTCAAGGCTGAGGCCATGGTGGATGGCGATCTGGTCTGCTCAGGCGAATTGATGTTCTCCCTGGTGGACTGA
- the lpxC gene encoding UDP-3-O-acyl-N-acetylglucosamine deacetylase, translated as MISWPHDYSVAWTLAAETSRSGIGLHSGAEATVELRPTEQPGFQMRLPGMDQAIQLRPDQVRDSQLCTTLDLGSSKVATVEHLLAALAGCGLSHVEIVLDGYEVPLLDGSALGWVEAIAAAGLVPAETPRPAPPQLEQPLLRTRGNSVITATPADCFGVVGIIDFPQAAIGRQQFALELTPQRFVDEIAPARTFGFREQVEQLRAAGLIQGGALDNALVCDGDHWMNPPLRFEDEPVRHKLLDLIGDLALVGFPQAQVLVYKGSHGLHTDLAAAL; from the coding sequence GTGATCAGCTGGCCTCATGACTACTCCGTTGCCTGGACGCTGGCAGCGGAGACATCACGCTCTGGTATCGGCCTCCACAGTGGTGCCGAGGCCACAGTGGAACTTCGGCCGACGGAGCAGCCTGGTTTTCAGATGCGCTTGCCGGGCATGGATCAGGCGATCCAGCTTCGGCCGGATCAGGTGCGCGACAGCCAGTTGTGCACAACCTTGGATCTGGGCTCCAGCAAGGTGGCCACCGTCGAGCATCTGTTGGCGGCCCTGGCCGGTTGTGGGCTGAGTCATGTGGAGATCGTGCTCGATGGCTACGAAGTTCCTCTGCTGGATGGCTCGGCCCTGGGCTGGGTGGAGGCGATCGCTGCGGCTGGTTTGGTCCCGGCGGAGACCCCGCGGCCAGCACCACCGCAGTTGGAGCAACCCCTGTTGCGCACCCGAGGCAACAGTGTGATCACAGCCACCCCCGCCGATTGCTTTGGTGTTGTGGGGATCATTGACTTCCCCCAGGCGGCCATCGGCCGCCAGCAGTTCGCCCTGGAGCTCACCCCCCAGCGCTTTGTTGATGAGATTGCTCCAGCACGCACCTTCGGTTTCCGGGAGCAGGTGGAGCAGCTTCGTGCTGCTGGGTTGATCCAGGGCGGAGCCCTGGACAATGCCTTGGTCTGTGACGGTGATCATTGGATGAATCCACCGCTTCGGTTCGAGGATGAACCGGTGCGCCATAAGCTCTTGGACCTAATCGGCGACCTGGCCCTCGTCGGTTTTCCCCAGGCACAGGTTCTTGTGTACAAGGGGTCCCATGGTCTTCACACCGATCTCGCAGCCGCTTTGTGA
- a CDS encoding BamA/TamA family outer membrane protein produces the protein MTRRSSRRSSVAVRRTVLGLMLGIPLVAPPVMAQDATPADQPLEGEEVMVDSAVVEQPRVLISEVLIEGIDGHPEEERLQISTYDAMQVRPGMRVTREELQNDLNGIQATGWFSDVRIVPQNGPLGVQVVVQVEPFPPLSAVEISGDDENLLSDVVIEETFASDYGRTLNLNDLQQRMKALQASVAGQGYSLARVSGPERVSPDGVVTLKLLQGSVSDVEVKFLTKEGDDTDENGNPIRGKTKEWVITREVSIQPGDPFNRNELERDIKRLYATQLFSDVKVTLRPVPEEPGDVVIVLGIVEQSTGQLSGGLGYSQSQGVFGQVQLQESNLFGRAWNLGTNITYGQYGGLANLNFTDPWIYGDKHRTSFRTSVFLSQQVPQVFQSGDNGNIRTAKDYADNGSNKAYETGRKYGFTDGDKAPGEVNKADSEYPNRSWFDYEGDTVVLRKVGGNFSFSRPLNGGDPYKDSKWNVLAGMSFAEVRPINFAGDTRPYGVSNNKFRKGKVNKDDVICVSYNCADTNSLVGMRFATTYNNFNNPRNPTSGNFFTAGTEQFLGINNDSPTFNRLRASYTQFFPVDWLKIHKGCRPKAGEQADCPQAIGVQIKGGVIMGEAPPYEAFCMGGSNSIRGWYDCDMAVSTAFSELTIEYRFPLISIFSGEVFMDAGTDFGTQKNVPGKPGLLLGKDGSGVSLGTGVIVTTPVGPIRVEVATKDFTSDYRFNLGVGWKF, from the coding sequence ATGACCCGCCGTTCGTCCCGCCGCTCTTCGGTTGCAGTTCGTCGCACGGTTTTGGGCCTGATGCTGGGGATTCCCCTGGTGGCTCCACCAGTGATGGCGCAGGACGCAACGCCTGCAGACCAACCCCTCGAAGGCGAAGAGGTCATGGTGGACAGCGCCGTGGTGGAACAGCCCCGGGTTCTGATTTCCGAGGTGCTGATTGAAGGCATCGATGGCCACCCTGAAGAGGAACGCCTTCAGATCTCCACCTACGACGCCATGCAGGTGCGTCCGGGGATGCGTGTCACCCGCGAGGAGCTGCAGAACGACCTAAATGGCATTCAGGCCACGGGCTGGTTCTCGGATGTGCGCATCGTTCCCCAGAACGGACCGCTGGGTGTTCAGGTGGTTGTTCAGGTGGAGCCCTTCCCTCCCCTGAGTGCAGTGGAGATCAGCGGCGACGATGAGAATCTCCTTTCGGATGTGGTGATTGAGGAGACTTTTGCCTCCGATTACGGGCGCACGCTGAATCTCAACGATCTGCAGCAGCGGATGAAGGCTCTGCAGGCTTCAGTGGCCGGTCAGGGCTACTCCCTGGCACGGGTGTCCGGTCCGGAACGGGTCAGCCCTGATGGTGTTGTCACGCTGAAACTGCTGCAGGGCAGCGTGTCTGATGTTGAGGTCAAATTCCTCACCAAAGAGGGTGATGACACCGATGAGAACGGCAATCCCATCCGCGGCAAGACCAAAGAGTGGGTGATCACCCGAGAGGTTTCGATCCAACCCGGCGATCCGTTTAACCGCAACGAGCTTGAGCGGGATATCAAACGGCTCTACGCCACCCAGCTGTTCAGTGATGTCAAGGTCACCTTGCGGCCTGTGCCGGAAGAGCCTGGCGATGTGGTGATCGTGCTTGGCATCGTCGAGCAGTCCACCGGCCAGCTCTCCGGCGGTCTCGGCTACAGCCAGAGCCAGGGCGTCTTCGGTCAGGTGCAGCTGCAGGAAAGCAATCTTTTCGGCCGAGCCTGGAATCTGGGCACCAACATCACCTACGGCCAATACGGCGGACTGGCCAACCTCAACTTCACGGATCCCTGGATCTACGGCGACAAGCACCGCACCAGCTTCCGCACCTCTGTGTTCTTGAGCCAGCAGGTGCCCCAGGTTTTCCAAAGCGGAGACAACGGCAACATCCGCACCGCGAAGGACTACGCCGACAACGGCTCCAACAAGGCCTACGAGACCGGTCGTAAATATGGGTTCACCGATGGAGACAAGGCTCCAGGCGAGGTCAACAAGGCCGACAGTGAGTACCCCAACCGCAGCTGGTTCGACTACGAGGGCGACACGGTTGTGCTGCGCAAGGTTGGCGGCAACTTCTCCTTCTCACGCCCACTGAATGGTGGTGATCCTTACAAGGACAGCAAGTGGAATGTCCTGGCTGGGATGTCCTTCGCCGAAGTGCGGCCGATCAACTTTGCCGGTGACACCAGGCCCTATGGCGTGTCCAACAACAAATTCCGCAAGGGCAAGGTCAACAAAGACGATGTGATCTGTGTGTCGTACAACTGCGCCGACACCAACAGCCTGGTGGGGATGCGTTTCGCCACCACTTACAACAATTTCAACAACCCCCGTAATCCCACCAGCGGCAACTTCTTCACAGCCGGTACCGAGCAGTTCCTCGGCATCAACAATGATTCGCCCACCTTCAACCGTCTGAGGGCCAGCTACACCCAGTTCTTCCCGGTGGATTGGCTGAAGATCCACAAGGGTTGCCGTCCCAAGGCCGGTGAACAGGCCGATTGCCCGCAGGCCATTGGTGTGCAGATCAAGGGCGGCGTGATCATGGGTGAAGCGCCCCCGTACGAGGCGTTCTGCATGGGTGGATCCAATTCGATTCGGGGTTGGTACGACTGCGATATGGCGGTGTCCACGGCCTTCAGCGAACTCACGATCGAGTACCGCTTCCCGCTGATCAGCATCTTTTCCGGCGAGGTTTTCATGGATGCCGGCACCGATTTCGGCACCCAGAAGAATGTGCCTGGCAAGCCCGGTCTGCTGCTAGGTAAGGACGGCTCCGGTGTTTCCCTTGGTACCGGTGTGATCGTGACCACCCCAGTGGGTCCGATCCGGGTTGAGGTGGCCACGAAAGACTTCACTTCCGATTACCGCTTCAACCTGGGTGTGGGCTGGAAGTTTTAG
- the purC gene encoding phosphoribosylaminoimidazolesuccinocarboxamide synthase, with product MTPDHGELLYEGKAKRVFASTDPDRVLVEFKNDATAFNAQKKAQLDDKGRLNCQISARLFELLEREGVPTHYCGLAGETWMLVRRVEIIPLEVVLRNIATGSLCRQTPIADGTAIEPALLDLYYKDDSLGDPLLTEARLQLLGVADTSQLSAIEQLARRVNAVLLPFFDELDLQLVDFKLELGLASDGTLLLADEISPDTCRLWDRRNSNAEDRILDKDRFRKDLGGVMEAYGEVLKRVQGNCPNPRNCL from the coding sequence ATGACGCCCGATCACGGAGAGCTGCTGTACGAAGGCAAGGCCAAGCGGGTGTTCGCAAGCACGGATCCCGACCGGGTGCTGGTGGAGTTCAAGAACGATGCCACCGCCTTCAATGCTCAGAAAAAAGCTCAGCTGGATGACAAAGGTCGGCTGAACTGCCAGATCTCAGCGCGGTTGTTCGAGCTGCTGGAGCGTGAGGGGGTGCCGACCCACTACTGCGGTCTGGCTGGGGAGACCTGGATGCTTGTACGACGGGTGGAGATCATCCCCCTGGAGGTGGTCCTTCGGAACATCGCCACCGGTTCACTGTGTCGTCAGACGCCGATCGCTGATGGCACAGCCATCGAACCTGCCCTGTTGGATCTGTATTACAAGGACGATTCCCTCGGCGATCCGTTGTTGACCGAGGCTCGTCTGCAGCTGCTCGGGGTGGCAGACACCTCGCAACTGTCAGCGATTGAACAACTGGCCCGCCGAGTGAACGCGGTCTTGCTCCCGTTTTTTGACGAACTTGATCTGCAGCTGGTCGATTTCAAGCTGGAGTTAGGGCTGGCATCGGATGGAACACTTCTGCTGGCCGATGAGATCAGCCCTGACACCTGCAGGCTCTGGGACCGCCGCAACAGCAACGCCGAGGACCGGATTTTGGACAAGGACCGCTTCCGCAAAGATCTCGGCGGGGTGATGGAGGCCTACGGGGAGGTCCTCAAACGGGTCCAAGGAAACTGCCCCAACCCCCGCAACTGCTTGTAA